The following is a genomic window from Neodiprion pinetum isolate iyNeoPine1 chromosome 3, iyNeoPine1.2, whole genome shotgun sequence.
CTTCAGCGGGCAATTTTAAAATCGCACAATATCGTCACATGCACAAGAACAATTTCTAGATACAGATAACAATTTGATACTGAAAACGAAGTTCATAAGATTAACGTAGAGGTATAACGCATCATAGTCGAACAAGGACTATGTTGAAAGTTTTCCGGGAATCTCCGACCAAAGCGATTTATGATTTTCTTGTCAGGCGTTCAGACGCAAATAATTATGAAGCAGAGATCAAAAAGCGTATCAAGGATGCTTCTGTGACTTGTCGCACAGATCGGAACCATCATCAGGTTCAGCGCTTCAGGAGTACCAAATTCGTACAACTCAACCGCGTCGTGCGTTTGGGCTGTGTTGATTGGCATTTGAATCCCCGAGCGTTACTGAGCGAATGGAGGTACCGCAGATACGGTGAAAAGCTTTCCTGAAAGCGGCGAAGCTAGAAGCCTTGGGCAACTGACAGACGACGGCCATAGAAATCCATGAAGCAGGATAGAGAAAACTCGCAGTAGGATGGCCACGATGGCCACGAGAACCCTAACAGCCTTGAATGATGACACATGGAGTATCCACTCGCAGGGCTTCAGCAGTATCACGAGCAGTATCGACTTCGGCAATAGGAGAAACGATCGTAAAGTTTATTCGGCCTAGCCGGATTCTTGATGAATAAAGTAATGTTCTAACCACTTTACATTAGAATTAGACAACTAATATGGTGATATCGTATACGGTAAGTAAGATGccataatattttatttttttacacattgtACAAAGTATCATACATTCATTAACCAGATGCGCTAGTCACGCTTTGCCGTGTTGACGGACTTTTTTACGATGTTACGTAAAGCTATTGTACGCTACATTCTCTTTAAAAGTACAGACCAGTTCCCTTCAAATTTTCTCGCGTCCACTGGTCGAATCGTTCGATGATATCCGGACTCATCTCGGATTTCCATTGGTTCATCTCACCATTCCTCATGAATTTTCCATCGACTCCCGATTGCGTATATTGTCTAACTACATCGATGACATTTTGATTGTTTACCGCTGGATTTGATTTCATGTTCTCGAAATTCAAGTGCTCGGTCAGGGACGACAACTGATCGGTAGTCAAATTCTTCCCGAGGAACGTCGCAGTCTTCTTTATTACACTCGGTAAATCCTATCGAATCGGATTATCAATGAGTAGAAATTCAGATATGCGTAAATGGTCCAGTAAATGGAGTGATGGAAATTGAGCTAACAAATCAGCGAGTCTCACCTGTTTCATGTCCTCATATTTCAAGAACAGCAGATTCTTTTCGACTCTCTTCTCCCAGTAACCAAGCGCATGCTTCCAGAATGGTCCGTACATCACTGAAATGAATTGGAATTATGACGATCCTTTCGGAACTTGCAGTTTCAATTACAGTTTGAAAGATAATTATTGTTCACTTGGTAATTGAATTATGCAAAGTGAGAGTAAAGTAGCGATCATTTATACGAACCAGCATCTTGGAGAAAGAGATTACACCAGTCCTCGAAGCTCCCTTGCAGACCTTCCAAGATTCTAGTGAAATGATAGCGAGAGATGCAAGCATCCTTAACGTTGCGAAcgatgtaaataatttttggcCTTTTCTCCCCGGTTCGGAGCTGCCGCGGAAGAAGATTGAACGGTAGATGGGTCTTGATGAATCGCGGACTGGGTAAATTGGCTGTGTAATTGATACTGTCAACCATTTCTCTGGGTATGTGGATTTCAGGATTGGCTTTCACTATGGCGGAGAAGTCGGCACGCGTCGAAAGACTgttcaaaccaaaaaaatacGACTATTGTTAAGCAAACTAATTCAATTAGCAGAGCTTTCGAACTCACTCCAAGTGGGGAAACCTTTCCGTCAGAGGAACCTTTCCTCGTTCGTAATCCAGATTATTCGCGATGCACCAAACCATTTCCTGCGTCCAAGTCGTGCCTGTTGAAAAGTGACAGGAATCAGAGTTGATCTTGTCGCGTTACCTGAGAGCTTGCAAGTTTTCTCATTCCCACCGGTCTTCGGGAAGCTGCAAGCCCAGACATCGTCGTCGCGAACTTGGAAGTTCTCAATGGCGTCCGCAGACTTTTCATATGTTCCTGGCATCGTGAAGCCATTCACTTTAATAAGACCATTACGAAAAGGATGATTGT
Proteins encoded in this region:
- the LOC124214284 gene encoding luciferin sulfotransferase-like, which codes for MHLQIERFSDELEDMMKTMYNHPFRNGLIKVNGFTMPGTYEKSADAIENFQVRDDDVWACSFPKTGTTWTQEMVWCIANNLDYERGKVPLTERFPHLDLSTRADFSAIVKANPEIHIPREMVDSINYTANLPSPRFIKTHLPFNLLPRQLRTGEKRPKIIYIVRNVKDACISRYHFTRILEGLQGSFEDWCNLFLQDAVMYGPFWKHALGYWEKRVEKNLLFLKYEDMKQDLPSVIKKTATFLGKNLTTDQLSSLTEHLNFENMKSNPAVNNQNVIDVVRQYTQSGVDGKFMRNGEMNQWKSEMSPDIIERFDQWTRENLKGTGLYF